Proteins encoded by one window of Actinocorallia herbida:
- a CDS encoding ABC transporter ATP-binding protein — MSTTNELSPVPAAAKQRAFLDVRDLRIHFPTDDGLVKSVDGLDFTLERGQTLGIVGESGSGKSVTSLGILGLHNRRNSRMSGEIWLNGKELVGADPNEVRRLRGKNMAMIFQDPLSSMHPFYTIGAQIIEAYRIHNDVSKKAARKHAIDMLGRVGIPTPEKRVDDYPHQFSGGMRQRAMIAMALACDPELLIADEPTTALDVTVQAQILDLLRDLQQEFNSAIIMITHDLGVVAELSDRIMVMYGGRSIEQGTVEEIFHAPQHPYTWGLLGSMPRLDRERTDRLMPVKGSPPSLINLPSGCAFNPRCAHMLGAGSACTTVRPELVATAAHASHRVACHLTPDQRLDIWETQIRPNL; from the coding sequence TTGAGCACCACGAACGAACTGTCGCCGGTCCCGGCGGCGGCGAAGCAGCGGGCGTTCCTCGACGTCCGAGACCTGCGCATCCACTTCCCGACCGACGACGGGCTCGTCAAGTCCGTCGACGGCCTGGACTTCACCCTGGAGCGGGGGCAGACCCTCGGCATCGTGGGCGAGTCCGGCTCCGGCAAGTCGGTGACGAGCCTCGGCATCCTCGGCCTGCACAACCGGCGCAACTCCCGGATGTCCGGCGAGATCTGGCTGAACGGGAAAGAACTCGTCGGGGCGGACCCGAACGAGGTCCGGCGGCTGCGCGGCAAGAACATGGCGATGATCTTCCAGGATCCGCTGTCTTCGATGCACCCCTTCTACACGATCGGCGCCCAGATCATCGAGGCGTACCGGATCCACAACGACGTGTCGAAGAAGGCGGCGCGCAAGCACGCCATCGACATGCTCGGCAGGGTCGGGATCCCCACGCCGGAGAAGCGCGTCGACGACTACCCGCACCAGTTCTCCGGCGGCATGCGGCAGCGCGCGATGATCGCGATGGCGCTGGCCTGTGACCCGGAGCTGCTGATCGCCGACGAGCCGACGACGGCCCTGGACGTCACGGTGCAGGCGCAGATCCTCGACCTGCTCCGCGACCTCCAGCAGGAGTTCAACTCCGCGATCATCATGATCACGCACGACCTCGGCGTCGTCGCGGAGCTCTCGGACCGGATCATGGTCATGTACGGCGGCCGCTCGATCGAGCAGGGCACCGTCGAGGAGATCTTCCACGCGCCGCAGCACCCCTACACGTGGGGCCTGCTCGGCTCGATGCCGCGGCTGGACCGGGAGCGGACGGACCGGCTCATGCCGGTGAAGGGCTCGCCCCCGTCGCTGATCAACCTGCCGTCGGGCTGCGCGTTCAACCCGCGCTGCGCGCACATGCTCGGCGCCGGAAGCGCCTGCACCACGGTCCGCCCCGAGCTCGTGGCGACCGCCGCGCACGCGAGCCACCGGGTCGCCTGCCATCTGACCCCCGACCAGCGCCTGGACATCTGGGAGACCCAGATCCGGCCGAACCTCTGA
- a CDS encoding ABC transporter permease, with protein sequence MFAFIVRRLVGAVVMLVIVSMVTFGIFFQLPKLAGQTTDQLAASYVGKAPTAEAIADVKERLGLDDPIAVQYGRFVKGIFAGQDYSNGPSVDHCSAPCLGFSFRTNEPVLPTLLDRAPVTLSLGVGAAIIWLVAGVGVGILSALRRGTAVDRAAMAVALAGVSLPVYFTGLVSMSIFVYTLKVWPDGIAYVGFLDNPGQWAWNLVLPWVTLAFLYAATYARLTRSGMLETLGEDYIRTARAKGLGERTVIVRHALRASLTPIVTIFGLDLGLLLGGAVLTEQTFSLAGLGSLSIDSILSGDLPMVMGVVLLATVFIVLASLIVDILYAVVDPRVRLGS encoded by the coding sequence GTGTTCGCATTCATCGTCAGGCGCCTCGTAGGCGCGGTCGTCATGCTGGTCATCGTCAGCATGGTCACATTCGGCATCTTCTTCCAGCTGCCGAAGCTGGCCGGGCAGACCACCGACCAGCTCGCCGCCTCCTATGTCGGCAAGGCCCCCACAGCGGAGGCCATCGCGGACGTCAAGGAACGGCTCGGACTGGACGACCCCATCGCCGTCCAGTACGGCAGGTTCGTCAAGGGCATCTTCGCCGGCCAGGACTACAGCAACGGGCCGTCCGTGGACCACTGCTCCGCGCCGTGCCTGGGCTTCTCCTTCCGCACCAACGAACCCGTCCTCCCCACGCTCCTCGACCGGGCCCCGGTCACGCTGTCGCTCGGCGTCGGCGCCGCGATCATCTGGCTCGTCGCCGGAGTCGGCGTCGGCATCCTGTCCGCGCTGCGGCGCGGCACGGCGGTCGACCGGGCCGCGATGGCCGTCGCCCTCGCGGGTGTGTCACTGCCGGTGTACTTCACCGGCCTCGTCTCGATGTCGATCTTCGTCTACACCCTGAAGGTGTGGCCGGACGGCATCGCCTACGTCGGCTTCCTGGACAATCCAGGGCAGTGGGCTTGGAACCTCGTCCTGCCCTGGGTGACCCTGGCGTTCCTGTACGCGGCCACGTACGCGCGGCTCACGCGGTCGGGGATGCTGGAGACCCTGGGTGAGGACTACATCCGCACCGCGCGGGCCAAGGGCCTGGGCGAGCGGACCGTGATCGTCAGGCATGCGCTGCGCGCGTCGCTGACCCCGATCGTCACGATCTTCGGCCTCGACCTCGGCCTCCTGCTGGGCGGCGCGGTCCTCACCGAGCAGACGTTCAGCCTCGCGGGCCTCGGCTCGCTGTCGATCGACTCGATCCTGTCGGGCGACCTGCCGATGGTGATGGGCGTCGTGCTGCTGGCGACGGTCTTCATCGTGCTGGCGAGCCTGATCGTGGACATCCTGTACGCCGTCGTCGACCCGAGGGTGAGGCTGGGCAGTTGA
- a CDS encoding ABC transporter ATP-binding protein, giving the protein MSSTPLLEVTGLQKHFPVHAGLLRRQVAAVKAVDGVSFSVGKGETLGLVGESGCGKTTTGRMIMRLLEPTAGSIKFEGREISKLSQGQMRPLRRDIQMIFQDPYSSLNPRKTVGSIVGAPFHLQKIDTPQGVKKAVQELLELVGLSPEHYNRYPHEFSGGQRQRIGIARTLALKPKLIIADEPVSALDVSIQAQVVNLLEDLQNELGLTYVVIAHDLSVVRHISDRVGVMYLGRMVEIADQADLYTRPQHPYTKALLSAVPIPDPAARKDRERIRLTGDVPSPLNPPAGCPFHPRCWKAQPKCATEVPVLADRGAGRSVACHFPEN; this is encoded by the coding sequence TTGAGTTCCACACCTCTGCTGGAGGTCACCGGTCTCCAGAAGCACTTCCCGGTGCACGCGGGCCTGCTGCGCCGCCAGGTCGCGGCCGTGAAGGCCGTGGACGGGGTCTCCTTCTCCGTCGGCAAGGGCGAGACGCTCGGCCTGGTGGGGGAGTCGGGCTGCGGCAAGACCACCACCGGCCGGATGATCATGCGGCTGCTCGAGCCGACGGCCGGGAGCATCAAGTTCGAGGGCCGGGAGATCTCCAAGCTGTCGCAGGGCCAGATGCGCCCGCTCCGCCGCGACATCCAGATGATCTTCCAGGACCCGTACTCGTCGTTGAACCCGCGCAAGACCGTCGGGTCCATCGTCGGCGCGCCGTTCCACCTCCAGAAGATCGACACTCCGCAGGGCGTCAAGAAGGCCGTGCAGGAGCTGCTGGAGCTGGTGGGCCTGAGCCCCGAGCACTACAACCGCTACCCGCACGAGTTCTCCGGCGGCCAGCGGCAGCGCATCGGCATCGCGCGCACCCTCGCGCTGAAGCCGAAGCTGATCATCGCGGACGAGCCGGTGTCGGCGCTGGACGTGTCGATCCAGGCGCAGGTCGTGAACCTGCTGGAGGATCTGCAGAACGAGCTCGGCCTCACCTATGTGGTGATCGCGCACGACCTGTCGGTGGTCCGGCACATCTCCGACCGCGTCGGCGTCATGTACCTCGGCCGCATGGTCGAGATCGCCGACCAGGCCGACCTGTACACCCGGCCGCAGCATCCTTACACCAAGGCGCTGCTGTCGGCGGTGCCGATCCCCGACCCGGCGGCCCGCAAGGACCGCGAGCGGATCCGGCTCACCGGGGACGTGCCGTCGCCGCTGAACCCGCCGGCCGGCTGCCCGTTCCACCCGCGGTGCTGGAAGGCCCAGCCGAAGTGCGCCACCGAGGTGCCGGTGCTGGCCGACCGCGGTGCCGGGCGGAGCGTCGCCTGCCATTTCCCGGAGAACTGA